The Tolypothrix sp. PCC 7712 region TATATTTGATTTGTTAACATACTCGTTCAGGTAGGCAATGAAAAATTAAATTTTGTCACAAAAAATTTAAAATAGCTAGAGCCAATGCCAGCCTATCAGTGTTTCAAAAATAACTACTAAATAGTATAGATAACAGACAAGAAATATGAGATTTTTTATACAAAATTTAGTATTACCAACAACGGAACCCTCGTTGAAAAGGGTATATGTAACCCTACTCGAATAACACACCATATTTACAAATAGCACTTACTTAAGCAAAAGTTGCTGCCCAGATCCCCGACTTGTTCAAAAAGTTGGGGAGCTAAATCTCGCTAAAGTAAGTAACATTCCACCTTATTTACAGCTTATTGCAATTGTATGAGGTAAGTAGTGATGCAAAATTAAATATACATTTGTCATTGCGAACGTAACGAAGTGGAGTGAAGCAATCACAAGGGTTTTGGGGTTGCTTCGCTTTTCTCCGAGACGCTAACGCGAACGCTCGCAATGACATAAATAATTTTGCGTGAGTACTTACAAGATCTACTGGAAATGACATTACCCAAAATATGGATGTGTTATATGTAACCAGTAAATACTTTTGTTATATCCCAATAGATTTACAATTTTTAATCTAAAATCCGTCTTGAAAAGTTTGCTCAACGGGGGGAACCCCCACACGCAACTTTTCGCAAAATCCAAAATCTAAAATTGCTACCTGGTTATCCATTAAGTTCTATAGGAATAGTAATTATAAACTCTGTACCTTCACCAAATGTAGACTTATAGTGTAGTTGACCACCATGTTTTTCAACTACAATTTGATAGCTGATAGATAGCCCCAATCCGGTACCTTTACCAACAGGTTTAGTAGTGAAAAAAGGGTCAAATAATTGCTTTTGAATATTTTTGGGAATTCCTGAACCATTATCGGCAATGCGAATAACTACTAGTTTATCATGAATTAATTCTGTCTGAATACGAATTAGGGGATATTTGGGAGAAGATTCAGGTAGCTTACAAGTTATATCGGGAAAATTAAAACTTTCAAATATAGCATCAATAGCATTAGTAATAATATTCATAAATACTTGATTAATTAGCCCAGGGTAGCATTCTACTAATGGTAAATCACTATATTCCTTAACAACGGTGATTATTTGCTCAGTTTGGTGGTTTTTGAGACGACTTTGCAAAACTAATAGAGTACTATCAATACCTGCGTGAATATCGACTTTTTTTCTTTCAGATTCATCAAGACGAGAGAAGTTTCGTAAAGCTAAAACTATTTCTTGAATACGGGTTGTACCGACCTTCATAGAATTAAGCAATTGTAGAAAATCAGCACTGAGAAAATCTAGCTCAATATCAGCGATCGCAATTTGAATTTCTGCTACTGGTTCAGGATAATATTGTTGGTATAAGTTAATTAAATCTAGTAAATCTTGACTGTAGTTAATCGCATAAACAAGATTACCTGCAATAAAGCTGACTGGGTTATTAATTTCATGGGCAATTCCCGCCACAAGTTGTCCTAATGCTGCCATTTTTTCATTTTGGAGCAATCTTGTATAGTTCTGCTTGAGATTCTGAAAACCTGCTTTAGTACTTTTAGATTCTGCCTCTACTTGTTGAAGTTGGGCAAGGGTTAAAACATGAATTTGAGAATGGGCTACAAGTAACTGATGAAAGTCTAATAGTTGATAATTCCCAGATTGACTTTCTACTATAATTGGTTCATAAACTAGTTGGGGCTTTCTTTGTAATGCGATCTGATTCGCTTCTACAATCAGCGTATCTTCAGAAATTATGCATACCTCTGGC contains the following coding sequences:
- a CDS encoding sensor histidine kinase — protein: MHSMKIAHELNLQLNSTLKELPLWSVYVEVTRTVNDLTILFKEEPLLPGIIITRDEKYIGMISRQRFFEHMSRPYSLSLFASRPTEHLVNFLQPEVCIISEDTLIVEANQIALQRKPQLVYEPIIVESQSGNYQLLDFHQLLVAHSQIHVLTLAQLQQVEAESKSTKAGFQNLKQNYTRLLQNEKMAALGQLVAGIAHEINNPVSFIAGNLVYAINYSQDLLDLINLYQQYYPEPVAEIQIAIADIELDFLSADFLQLLNSMKVGTTRIQEIVLALRNFSRLDESERKKVDIHAGIDSTLLVLQSRLKNHQTEQIITVVKEYSDLPLVECYPGLINQVFMNIITNAIDAIFESFNFPDITCKLPESSPKYPLIRIQTELIHDKLVVIRIADNGSGIPKNIQKQLFDPFFTTKPVGKGTGLGLSISYQIVVEKHGGQLHYKSTFGEGTEFIITIPIELNG